The Sphingomonas donggukensis genomic interval TGACACCAGCGGCTGCCTGCTGCTGGCGCGCAATCCCGGCGCGATGAAGCGGTTCGGCCAGACGTTCGAGGGCGGGCTGGTGACGAAGCGGTACCTCGCGATCCTCGACGGCGTGCCGGACGAAGGCGAGGGGCTCGTCGATCTGGCGCTCGCCAAGGTCAGCACGCGCGAGGAGGGCTGGCGGATGGTCGGCGATCCGGAAGGCAAGGCAGCGCGGACGCACTGGCGGGTTGTGGAGACGAAGGACGGGCGCGCGCTGGTCGAGTTTCGGCCCGAAACCGGGCGCACGCATCAGTTGCGCGTCCATGCCGCGACCGGCCTTGGCATCCCGATCGTCGGCGATCCCGTCTATGGCCGCGGCGGGCCGGCGATGATGCTGCATGCCGCGAACCTGACGATGCCGCGCGCGAACAAGCCGCCGGTCGAGGCGGCGGCGAAGCTGCCGCCGCGGTTCGCGCATCTCGGCTTCACCGATGCTGAGAGCGCGGCAGGGTGATTCCCGAGGATGCGATCGTCGAGGAGAAATTCCTCGCAGCGACCGGTCCCGGCGGGCAGAACGTCAACAAGGTCGCGACCGCGGTGCAGCTGCGCGTCGATGTCTTCCGTTTGGGCCTGCCGCCCTACGCCTATGCGCAGCTGAAGACGCTGGCGGGGTCGAAGATGACCGCGGCGGGCGAACTCCTCATCACCGCGCGACGCTTTCGGACGCAGGACGCCAATCGCGAGGATGCGCGCGCGCGCCTTTCCGAACTGGTCGAGAAGGCGAAGGAACGCCAGGCCCGGCGGGTGAAGACCAAACCGTCGAAGGCGGCGAAGGCGCGCCGGGTGGACGATAAGAAGGGACGTGCGACGATCAAGGCGGGCAGGGGCCGCGTGCGGATCGACTGACGCTACCGCTTGGCTGGTCTCGGCCCTATATCCCCGCGCATGTATGATTTCGCCATCGCCGCAGGGTCCAAGACCGAACTTTACCGCGAACTCTCGGTCGCGCTCGACGCGCTGACCGTGGACGAGCCCGATGCCATCGCCAACATGGCGAATGCAGCGGCGCTGCTTTGGCAGTATTTGCCCGACCTGAACTGGGCCGGCTTCTAC includes:
- a CDS encoding RluA family pseudouridine synthase, whose translation is MIADHIIFLDGEAIVLDKPAGLPVDAPRDRSPSVESMLDELTFGFHRLPQPVHRIDRDTSGCLLLARNPGAMKRFGQTFEGGLVTKRYLAILDGVPDEGEGLVDLALAKVSTREEGWRMVGDPEGKAARTHWRVVETKDGRALVEFRPETGRTHQLRVHAATGLGIPIVGDPVYGRGGPAMMLHAANLTMPRANKPPVEAAAKLPPRFAHLGFTDAESAAG
- the arfB gene encoding alternative ribosome rescue aminoacyl-tRNA hydrolase ArfB, coding for MIPEDAIVEEKFLAATGPGGQNVNKVATAVQLRVDVFRLGLPPYAYAQLKTLAGSKMTAAGELLITARRFRTQDANREDARARLSELVEKAKERQARRVKTKPSKAAKARRVDDKKGRATIKAGRGRVRID